In a genomic window of Telopea speciosissima isolate NSW1024214 ecotype Mountain lineage chromosome 5, Tspe_v1, whole genome shotgun sequence:
- the LOC122661866 gene encoding uncharacterized protein LOC122661866, whose product MAGVSRLMLHNSKPSHHFYFPSSSSYLNLGSSSFSTLPRCFSTNNNHCQRKSSVVAALKASVTSESMISAKITETDLIRILRPDLKRKSWRLKVEMLLERVFIDCRFFTLFAVSGSLLGSILCFFEGCFLILESYFNYFHKMLQNSDQGHVVELLIEAIDMFLLGTAMLIFGTGLYVFFVGSKGMKRGGTELIPQSNFFGLYHLHMLPAWVEMQSISQEKSKLGHAVLMILHGGVLEKFKNIPLVTGLDLACFAGAVLVSSASIFLLSRLSMVEQKVGGS is encoded by the exons ATGGCAGGAGTTAGTAGATTAATGCTTCACAACTCTAAGCCTTCTCaccatttttattttccttcatcttcttcttaccttAACTTGGGTAGTTCTTCCTTCTCAACATTGCCGAGATGTTTTTCAACTAATAATAATCACTGTCAGAGGAAGTCATCTGTAGTTGCTGCATTGAAAGCATCAGTGACTTCTGAAAGCATGATTTCTGCAAAAATTACAGAAACAGATCTAATTAGGATCTTAAGGCCGGATTTGAAAAGGAAATCATGGAGACTTAAGGTTGAGATGCTCTTGGAGAGG GTATTCATTGATTGCAGGTTTTTCACATTGTTTGCAGTTTCTGGATCATTGTTGGGCTCaatcttgtgtttctttgag GGTTGCTTCCTAATTCTAGAATCATATTTCAATTATTTTCATAAGATGCTACAAAACTCAGATCAAGGACATGTGGTTGAGCTACTTATTGAGGCCATAG aTATGTTTCTTCTAGGAACTGCCATGCTTATTTTTGGGACTGgattatatgttttctttgttgGTTCCAAGGGTATGAAGAGAGGGGGCACAGAACTGATTCCTCAATCCAACTTTTTTGGGCTCTATCACCTTCAT ATGCTCCCAGCTTGGGTGGAGATGCAGTCAATATCTCAGGAAAAATCAAAACTAGGGCATGCAGTGCTGATGATACTCCACGGGGGTGTATTGGAGAAGTTCAAGAACATACCATTGGTTACTGGGCTGGATCTTGCCTGTTTTGCTGGGGCTGTACTAGTTTCTTCAGCTTCTATTTTCCTTCTCTCAAGACTCTCTATGGTGGAACAGAAGGTGGGTGGTAGCTAG